A single window of Salvelinus namaycush isolate Seneca chromosome 11, SaNama_1.0, whole genome shotgun sequence DNA harbors:
- the nol7 gene encoding nucleolar protein 7 — translation MAKKLLRKSPSSSNKFNSANMTDDFQLHLDSSDDDAAPEEVTFEESKASALRSMKNALETSKREKDFLKEKRRKRQELFQEQKKRRLLPAHILEEIDTAPSKKQKLPGDQAESNNEEASCLREEGSEGSKEGYEKETKKRLKGNIRSLKGNYRVMRVVDQSSNKSQQQTAMDFIQARLYGPGSRRTTNNELLSLQNKRGPNKSAAMQFVNKKWGTEKKAKAEKLKKQWIHKQKVPSS, via the exons ATGGCGAAAAAACTGCTTAGGAAATCTCCTTCGTCCTCAAATAAATTCAATAGTGCAAACATGACGGATGATTTTCAATTACATCTCGACTCAAGCGACGACGACGCTGCTCCAGAAGAGGTGACCTTCGAAGAGTCAAAGGCTTCTGCTCTACGGAGCATGAAAAATGCGTTGGAGACATCCAAAAG AGAAAAGGATTTTCTCAAAGAAAAGCGAAGGAAGAGACAGGAGCTGTTTCAAGAACAGAAG AAAAGAAGACTTCTCCCTGCACATATTCTAGAAGAAATTGACACAGCTCCATCAAA AAAACAGAAGCTACCTGGAGATCAAG CTGAAAGCAACAATGAAGAGGCAAGCTGTTTAAGGGAGGAGGGGAGCGAAGGATCGAAAGAAGGGTATGAGAAAGAGACGAAGAAACGACTCAAGGGAAATATCCGGAG TCTGAAGGGGAACTACAGGGTAATGAGGGTGGTGGACCAATCTTCAAACAAGTCCCAACAGCAGACAGCCATGGATTTCATACAGGCCAGACTGTATGGCCCGGGAAGTCGGAGGACGACAA ACAATGAACTTCTCTCCCTTCAAAATAAGAGGGGCCCAAATAAAAGTGCGGCCATGCAGTTTGTGAATAAGAAATGGG GCACAGAGAAGAAAGCAAAGGCGGAGAAGTTGAAGAAGCAATGGATTCACAAACAGAAGGTTCCATCAAGCTGA